Genomic DNA from Roseburia intestinalis L1-82:
AAGTAAATAATTTAAGAAAATCTTTGCTTGAATTAAGACTTCTTACAGGGTAACATAATACAGAGAAGTTTCGTACGAAAATGGGATAAGATATTTTACGATATAAAACAGTTCAGAATTGGGAGGATTGGATATTTGGGTCGTCAGAAAAGAAAGGAGTACGCATTTTATGCAGTGTTAGCCGGAACATTTCTGCTGATCGCAGGAGCGTATGGTTCCGGTGAAAAGTCTGTGCAGCAAAATGCGAAAGAGATGGGAGCGGTGGCAGAGAAGGCAGTCGCCGAACCGGAGTATGTGCCGGCAGTCAGACTGTATGCCGGGATTTTTACAAAATTAGACGGGGAAGAGTATGCCGTGATCGAAAAAAATAAGGACATTCTGGTGGCTGCCGCAAACCGGGGATATTTTGATGAGTCGGATGTTTATTCATTTTTACAGGGACCAAAGTCCTGGGGAGAGGGACGGGCATGGTCCGGTGAATGGAGCAATCAGTATGTGCGCGGCAATTATTTTGGCAATTTCGGGTGCGGATTGTGCTGTATGGCAAATATATACAGTACATTTTCAGGTCATACCTGTTCGCCGTGGGACATGTTTTTGTATGCAAGAGAGGTCTCCGGTTACACACCGACGAAAAAGATCGGTGCGATCGGCTGGGGCGATATGAAAACTGTCATGCGCAAATGTGGATTTGATGCGGAGCTATACACAAAGCCGCAGGATTACGAAACTTTTCGGGATCAGGTCAGATCTGCAAAGAGTGTAGTTGTTTTGGTCAGCAGCCATGATGACAATACTTACTGGAAAAAGACGGGTGGTCATTATGTAAATATCAGTCTTTATAAGGAAGATACCGATGAAGTGTTTCTTGCAGACCCGGCGGATCCTGATGGAAACCGGAATTATATACCGCTGCGCTATGTATATGATGCTTTAAAAACAGTCAGTAAATATCAGTATTTGCTGGTAAATGGATATTCCGAGGAACAGAACCAGTGGAAACAGGATGGAATTGATGAGGCGTGGGTTGCACCGTGAGAATGACATCTGTTATAATGGCGGTAAGTTTGTGAAAAGTGAATTTTGGTTACAGATTTTGTTAGAATGGAGAAGATATGAATCAGGAAGAAAGAAGGCAGAAAAGACAGGATGAGTTCAAACATGCAGCAGTGGTGGTTACCGTATTTGTACTGGTCTTGGCAGTAATGATCATTGGGGCGGCAGCTGCCCTGCATAAGTTTTTGCCAAAGGGCACAAAGGAAGTAAAGACACCGGACACACAGAGCACGGAAATTTCAGATGATACACAGACATCACAGAATGGAAGTGACGTGGCAGAACCTGCCGTGGACCCGTTAGATGAGCAGGCAGCGCAGCTTGTATCAGGGATGTCCTTAGAGGATAAGGTGGCGCAGATGTTTGTCATAACACCGGAAGCGCTGACGGGATATACCAGTGTGACGGCGGCCGGAGATACGACCAAAACAGCATATGAAAGCAGACCGGTCGGAGGTCTGATCTATATGGCAGACAATCTTCTCAGTACAGAACAGACGACAGAAATGCTTACCAATATGCAGAACATTGCAATGGAGCGGACGGGACTGCCGGCATTCTTAAGTGTGGACGAGGAAGGCGGAACGGTTGCAAGAGTAGCGGCAAATGAAGCATTTGGCGTGACAAATGTTGGAAACATGAGTGATATCGGTGCGGCTGGTGATGCGCAGAAAGCATACGATGCCGGTGTTACGATCGGAACCTATTTAAAACAGCTTGGCTTTAATGTGGACTATGCGCCGGTAGCAGATGTTCTCACCAATCCGGGTAATACAGCGATCGGAACCAGATCGTTTGGTTCGGATGCGTCTGTGGTGGCAGATATGGTCACAAAAGAACTTGAGGGACTAAGCAGTCAGGGCGTTTTCGGCGCAGTAAAACATTTTCCAGGTCAGGGAGGTGTCTCCGGGGATTCCCATGACGGAGCGGTGACGTTGGACAAGTCCTTAGAAGAATTGATGCAGACGGAACTTGTTCCATTCCAGAAAGCGGTGGAAAACGGTGTATCGTTTGTGATGGTCGGACACATTTCCGTTCCACAGGTAGTCGGGGATAACACACCGGCATCCCTGTCACAGATGATGGTGAGTAA
This window encodes:
- a CDS encoding C39 family peptidase is translated as MGRQKRKEYAFYAVLAGTFLLIAGAYGSGEKSVQQNAKEMGAVAEKAVAEPEYVPAVRLYAGIFTKLDGEEYAVIEKNKDILVAAANRGYFDESDVYSFLQGPKSWGEGRAWSGEWSNQYVRGNYFGNFGCGLCCMANIYSTFSGHTCSPWDMFLYAREVSGYTPTKKIGAIGWGDMKTVMRKCGFDAELYTKPQDYETFRDQVRSAKSVVVLVSSHDDNTYWKKTGGHYVNISLYKEDTDEVFLADPADPDGNRNYIPLRYVYDALKTVSKYQYLLVNGYSEEQNQWKQDGIDEAWVAP
- a CDS encoding glycoside hydrolase family 3 protein; the encoded protein is MNQEERRQKRQDEFKHAAVVVTVFVLVLAVMIIGAAAALHKFLPKGTKEVKTPDTQSTEISDDTQTSQNGSDVAEPAVDPLDEQAAQLVSGMSLEDKVAQMFVITPEALTGYTSVTAAGDTTKTAYESRPVGGLIYMADNLLSTEQTTEMLTNMQNIAMERTGLPAFLSVDEEGGTVARVAANEAFGVTNVGNMSDIGAAGDAQKAYDAGVTIGTYLKQLGFNVDYAPVADVLTNPGNTAIGTRSFGSDASVVADMVTKELEGLSSQGVFGAVKHFPGQGGVSGDSHDGAVTLDKSLEELMQTELVPFQKAVENGVSFVMVGHISVPQVVGDNTPASLSQMMVSNVLREQLGYQGIVITDAMNMGAITGTYTADQAAVMAVNVGVDMILMPQDYETAYNGLLQAVQDGTITEERIDESVERIVKVKLQMQ